A part of Streptomyces sp. DSM 40750 genomic DNA contains:
- a CDS encoding peroxiredoxin, with product MAIQVGDKAPDFELKDNHGATVKLSDFRGEKNVVVLFYPFAFTGVCTGELCELRDNLPKFVNDDVQLLAVSNDSIHTLRVFGEQEGLEYPLLSDFWPHGEVSRAYGVFDADKGCAVRGTFIIDKEGVVRWSVVNALPDARDLNEYVAALDTL from the coding sequence ATGGCGATCCAGGTCGGCGACAAGGCCCCCGACTTCGAGCTCAAGGACAACCACGGCGCCACCGTGAAGCTCTCGGACTTCCGGGGTGAGAAGAACGTGGTGGTGCTCTTCTATCCGTTCGCCTTCACCGGCGTGTGCACCGGCGAGCTGTGCGAGCTGCGGGACAACCTGCCGAAGTTCGTGAACGACGACGTGCAGTTGCTGGCGGTGTCGAACGACTCGATCCACACGCTGCGGGTCTTCGGGGAGCAGGAGGGCCTTGAGTACCCGCTGCTGTCGGACTTCTGGCCGCACGGCGAGGTCTCCCGGGCGTACGGCGTGTTCGACGCGGACAAGGGCTGCGCGGTGCGCGGCACGTTCATCATCGACAAGGAGGGCGTCGTCCGCTGGTCGGTCGTCAACGCCCTGCCGGACGCCCGCGACCTGAACGAGTACGTCGCCGCCCTCGACACCCTGTGA
- a CDS encoding TerD family protein, translating into MSFLDNLWRGRPSEFDAGNAATNAIELTKRHQKVSLSKQNAAAGHLRVNLSWRMRTSDIGGMKRQSVLRHPFKALRPEEVQAHSQSMVNVDLDLGCLYELADGTKGVVQPLGGFLGDINEPPYMRLSGDDRFGSGSGETMYINLDHRDNFKRMLVFVYIYDQTPAFDRTHAIVTLYPSNGPRIEIGLDERHPQARSCAVVMIENVKGEIVVRREVKFVYGFQAELDRLYGWGLQWGRGYKTKAER; encoded by the coding sequence ATGAGTTTCCTGGACAACCTCTGGCGCGGGCGGCCCTCGGAGTTCGACGCGGGCAACGCGGCGACCAACGCGATCGAGCTGACCAAGCGGCATCAGAAGGTGTCCCTCAGCAAGCAGAACGCCGCGGCGGGGCACTTGCGCGTCAATCTGTCCTGGCGGATGCGGACGTCCGACATCGGCGGGATGAAGCGGCAGAGTGTGCTCCGGCACCCCTTCAAGGCGTTGCGGCCGGAGGAGGTCCAGGCGCACAGCCAGAGCATGGTGAACGTCGACCTCGACCTCGGCTGTCTGTATGAGCTGGCCGACGGGACGAAGGGGGTCGTGCAGCCGCTGGGCGGCTTCCTCGGTGACATCAACGAACCGCCGTACATGCGGCTCAGCGGGGACGACCGGTTCGGGTCGGGGTCCGGCGAGACGATGTACATCAACCTCGATCACCGGGACAACTTCAAGCGGATGCTGGTGTTCGTCTACATCTACGACCAGACGCCGGCGTTCGACCGTACGCACGCGATCGTGACGCTGTATCCGAGCAATGGGCCGCGGATCGAGATAGGCCTGGATGAGAGGCACCCGCAGGCCCGGTCGTGTGCGGTGGTGATGATCGAGAACGTCAAGGGGGAGATCGTCGTCCGCCGGGAAGTGAAGTTCGTCTATGGCTTCCAGGCGGAGCTTGATCGGTTGTATGGGTGGGGGTTGCAGTGGGGACGGGGTTACAAGACCAAGGCCGAGCGCTGA
- a CDS encoding calcium homeostasis/redox stress adaptation protein, with product MGVSLSKGGNVSLTKEAPGLTAVIVGLGWDIRTTTGTDFDLDASALLLESSGKVSSDANFVFFNNLKSPDGSVEHTGDNLTGEGEGDDEQIKVNLATVPAEIEKIVFPVSIYDAENRQQSFGQVRNAFIRVVNQAGEAEIARYDLSEDASTETAMVFGELYRHGAEWKFRAIGQGYASGLRGIAQDFGVNV from the coding sequence GTGGGAGTCAGCCTCAGCAAGGGCGGCAACGTATCGCTGACCAAGGAGGCCCCTGGCCTGACCGCGGTCATCGTTGGTCTGGGGTGGGACATCCGCACCACGACCGGCACCGACTTCGACCTGGACGCCAGCGCACTGCTGCTGGAATCGTCCGGCAAAGTCAGCAGCGACGCCAATTTCGTCTTCTTCAACAACCTCAAGAGCCCTGACGGCTCGGTCGAGCACACCGGTGACAACCTCACCGGTGAGGGCGAGGGCGACGACGAGCAGATCAAGGTCAACCTCGCGACCGTCCCGGCCGAGATCGAGAAGATCGTCTTCCCGGTCTCGATCTACGACGCCGAGAACCGCCAGCAGTCCTTCGGCCAGGTCCGCAACGCGTTCATCCGCGTGGTGAACCAGGCCGGCGAGGCGGAGATCGCCCGGTACGACCTCTCCGAGGACGCCTCCACCGAGACCGCCATGGTCTTCGGCGAGCTGTACCGGCACGGCGCCGAGTGGAAGTTCCGCGCCATCGGCCAGGGCTACGCCTCGGGTCTGCGCGGTATCGCCCAGGACTTCGGTGTGAACGTCTGA
- a CDS encoding TerD family protein, giving the protein MGVTLAKGGNVSLSKAAPNLTQVMIGLGWDVRTTTGAPFDLDASALLCQSGRVLGDEWFVFYNNLKSPDGSVEHTGDNLTGEGDGDDESLIVDLSKVPATVDKIVFPVSIHDAENRGQAFGQVSNAFIRVVNQADGQELARYDLSEDASTETAMIFGEVYRYGGEWKFRAVGQGYASGLRGIALDFGVNVS; this is encoded by the coding sequence ATGGGCGTCACACTCGCCAAGGGAGGCAATGTCTCCCTCTCCAAGGCCGCGCCGAACCTCACTCAGGTGATGATCGGGCTCGGCTGGGACGTCCGGACCACCACCGGAGCCCCTTTCGATCTCGACGCCAGCGCACTGCTCTGCCAGAGCGGCCGGGTGCTGGGGGACGAGTGGTTCGTCTTCTACAACAACCTCAAGAGTCCCGACGGCTCGGTCGAGCACACCGGCGACAACCTCACCGGTGAGGGCGACGGCGACGACGAGTCGCTCATCGTCGACCTGTCCAAGGTGCCGGCCACCGTCGACAAGATCGTCTTCCCGGTCTCCATCCATGACGCGGAGAACCGCGGCCAGGCCTTCGGCCAGGTCAGCAACGCCTTCATCCGCGTGGTCAACCAGGCCGACGGCCAGGAACTCGCCCGCTACGACCTCTCCGAGGACGCTTCCACCGAGACCGCGATGATCTTCGGCGAGGTCTACCGCTACGGCGGAGAGTGGAAGTTCCGCGCTGTGGGACAGGGGTACGCGTCCGGTCTGCGGGGCATCGCACTCGACTTCGGAGTCAATGTCTCGTAG
- a CDS encoding DUF475 domain-containing protein: protein MVLKTFGWSFAVTALGLVAAVLYGGWAAFGVVAILSVLEISLSFDNAVVNAGILKKMNAFWQKIFLTIGILIAVFGMRLVFPVVIVAISAKLGPLEAVDLALTDKDLYQQYVTDAHPSIAAFGGMFLLMIFLDFIFEDRDIKWLGWLERPLSKLGKIDMLSACIAMIVLLITSMTFATNAHQHGGAHVDKAQTVLVSGLAGLITYLVVGGLSGFFEGKLEEEEEREHEEEEAAERTGKPRSAVALAGKAAFFMFLYLEVLDASFSFDGVIGAFAITNDIVLMALGLGIGAMYVRSLTVYLVRQGTLDDYVYLEHGAHYAIGALAAILLVTIQYEINEFITGSIGVILIGWSFWSSVRRNKALAAAEGKADASKEEVSSGV from the coding sequence GTGGTTCTGAAAACCTTCGGCTGGTCGTTCGCGGTCACCGCGCTCGGCTTGGTAGCAGCAGTTCTCTACGGTGGGTGGGCGGCGTTCGGTGTCGTCGCGATCCTGTCCGTCCTGGAGATCTCGCTGTCCTTCGACAACGCGGTGGTCAACGCCGGGATCCTGAAGAAGATGAATGCCTTCTGGCAGAAGATCTTCCTCACCATCGGCATCCTGATCGCCGTCTTCGGTATGCGGCTGGTCTTCCCCGTCGTCATCGTCGCCATCAGCGCCAAACTGGGTCCGCTCGAGGCCGTCGATCTGGCGCTCACCGACAAGGACCTGTACCAGCAGTACGTGACCGACGCCCACCCGTCGATCGCGGCCTTCGGCGGTATGTTCCTGCTGATGATCTTCCTGGACTTCATCTTCGAGGACCGGGACATCAAGTGGCTGGGCTGGCTCGAGCGTCCGCTGTCCAAGCTCGGCAAGATCGACATGCTGTCGGCCTGCATCGCGATGATCGTCCTGCTGATCACCTCGATGACCTTCGCGACCAACGCCCACCAGCACGGCGGCGCCCACGTCGACAAGGCGCAGACCGTTCTGGTCTCCGGTCTCGCGGGCCTGATCACCTATCTCGTCGTCGGCGGTCTCTCCGGCTTCTTCGAGGGCAAGCTGGAGGAAGAGGAGGAGCGCGAGCACGAGGAGGAGGAAGCGGCGGAGCGTACGGGCAAGCCGCGTTCGGCCGTCGCCCTCGCGGGCAAGGCCGCGTTCTTCATGTTCCTCTACCTGGAGGTCCTGGACGCGTCCTTCTCCTTCGACGGTGTCATCGGCGCCTTCGCCATCACCAACGACATCGTCCTGATGGCGCTGGGCCTCGGTATCGGCGCGATGTACGTCCGGTCGCTGACCGTGTACCTGGTCCGCCAGGGCACCCTCGACGACTACGTCTACCTGGAGCACGGCGCGCACTACGCGATCGGCGCCCTGGCCGCGATCCTCCTCGTCACCATCCAGTACGAGATCAACGAGTTCATCACCGGTTCCATCGGTGTGATCCTGATCGGCTGGTCCTTCTGGTCCTCCGTCCGCCGCAACAAGGCGCTGGCGGCCGCGGAGGGAAAAGCTGACGCCTCCAAGGAGGAGGTCTCCTCCGGGGTGTGA
- the aceE gene encoding pyruvate dehydrogenase (acetyl-transferring), homodimeric type, with product MASGSDRNPIIIGGLPSQVPDFDPEETQEWLDSLDAAVDQRGRERARYLMLRLIERAREKRVAVPEMRSTDYVNTIATRDEPFFPGNEEIERKILNATRWNAAVMVSRAQRPGIGVGGHIATFASSASLYDVGFNHFFRGKEEGDGGDQIFFQGHASPGIYARAYMLDRLGDQQLDAFRQEKSKAPYGLSSYPHPRLMPDFWEFPTVSMGLGPLGAIFQARMNRYMEARGIADTSKSHVWAFLGDGEMDEPESLGQLTIAAREGLDNLTFVVNCNLQRLDGPVRGNGKIIQELESVFRGAGWNVIKLVWDRTWDPLLAQDRDGVLVNKMNTTPDGQYQTYATETGAYIRDHFFGDDQRLRAMVENMTDDQILHLGRGGHDHRKIYAAYKAAHEHKGQPTVILAKTVKGWTLGPNFEGRNATHQMKKLTVADLKGFRDRLHLPISDKELESGLPPYYHPGRDSEELQYMHDRRKGLGGYVPTRVVRAKPLALPEDKTYASVKKGSGQQSIATTMAFVRLLKDLMRDKEIGKRFVLIAPDEYRTFGMDSFFPSAKIYNPLGQQYEAVDRDLLLAYKESPTGQMLHDGISEAGCTASLIAAGSAYATHGEPLIPVYVFYSMFGFQRTGDQFWQMSDQLARGFVLGATAGRTTLTGEGLQHADGHSQLLASTNPGCVAYDPAYGYEIAHIVKDGLRRMYGETADGKPGEDVFYYLTVYNEPIQHPAEPGDVDVEGILKGIHRIKAGESGATPAQIIASGVAVPWALEAQRILAADWNVKADVWSATSWNELRREAVDVERHNLLHPEEEQQVPYVTRKLSGSEGPFVAVSDWMRSVPDQISRWVPGTYQSLGADGFGFADTRGAARRFFHIDAQSIAVAVLTELAREGKVDRSLLKQAIDRYQLLDVAAADPGAAGGDA from the coding sequence GTGGCTTCCGGATCCGATCGCAATCCGATCATCATTGGCGGCCTTCCGAGTCAGGTCCCTGACTTCGATCCCGAGGAGACCCAGGAGTGGCTCGACTCGCTCGACGCCGCGGTGGACCAGCGCGGCCGTGAGCGCGCGCGCTACCTGATGCTCCGGCTCATCGAGCGGGCCCGCGAGAAGCGCGTGGCCGTACCCGAGATGCGCAGCACGGACTACGTCAACACCATCGCGACCAGGGACGAGCCGTTCTTCCCGGGCAACGAGGAGATCGAGCGGAAGATCCTCAACGCGACCCGGTGGAACGCCGCCGTGATGGTGTCGCGCGCCCAACGGCCCGGCATCGGCGTCGGTGGCCACATCGCGACCTTCGCGTCCTCCGCCTCCCTCTACGACGTGGGCTTCAACCACTTCTTCCGGGGCAAGGAGGAGGGCGACGGCGGCGACCAGATCTTCTTCCAGGGGCACGCCTCCCCCGGCATCTACGCCCGCGCGTACATGCTGGACCGCCTCGGCGACCAGCAGTTGGACGCCTTCCGCCAGGAGAAGTCGAAGGCACCCTACGGACTGTCCAGCTACCCGCACCCGCGCCTCATGCCGGACTTCTGGGAGTTCCCGACCGTGTCCATGGGCCTCGGTCCGCTGGGCGCGATCTTCCAGGCGCGGATGAACCGGTACATGGAGGCGCGCGGGATCGCGGACACCTCCAAGTCCCACGTCTGGGCGTTCCTCGGTGACGGCGAGATGGACGAGCCGGAGTCACTCGGCCAGCTCACGATCGCCGCCCGTGAGGGCCTCGACAACCTGACCTTCGTCGTGAACTGCAACCTCCAGCGCCTCGACGGCCCGGTGCGCGGCAACGGCAAGATCATCCAGGAGCTGGAGTCGGTCTTCCGCGGCGCCGGCTGGAACGTGATCAAGCTGGTCTGGGACCGCACCTGGGACCCGCTGCTCGCCCAGGACCGCGACGGTGTGCTGGTCAACAAGATGAACACCACGCCCGACGGCCAGTACCAGACGTACGCCACCGAGACCGGCGCGTACATCCGCGACCACTTCTTCGGTGACGACCAGCGGCTGCGCGCCATGGTCGAGAACATGACCGACGACCAGATCCTGCACCTGGGCCGCGGCGGTCACGACCACCGCAAGATCTACGCGGCGTACAAGGCGGCCCACGAGCACAAGGGCCAGCCGACGGTCATCCTGGCCAAGACGGTCAAGGGCTGGACGCTGGGCCCGAACTTCGAGGGCCGCAACGCCACGCACCAGATGAAGAAGCTGACGGTCGCCGACCTCAAGGGCTTCCGCGACCGCCTCCACCTGCCCATCTCCGACAAGGAGTTGGAGTCCGGCCTGCCGCCGTACTACCACCCGGGGCGGGACTCGGAGGAGCTCCAGTACATGCACGACCGCCGCAAGGGACTCGGCGGGTACGTCCCGACGCGTGTCGTGCGCGCCAAGCCGCTGGCCCTGCCCGAGGACAAGACGTACGCGAGTGTGAAGAAGGGCTCCGGTCAGCAGTCGATCGCCACGACCATGGCGTTTGTACGACTGCTGAAGGACCTCATGCGGGACAAGGAGATCGGCAAGCGGTTCGTGCTGATCGCGCCCGACGAGTACCGCACCTTCGGCATGGACTCGTTCTTCCCGAGCGCGAAGATCTACAACCCGCTGGGCCAGCAGTACGAGGCGGTCGACCGCGATCTGCTGCTCGCCTACAAGGAGTCGCCCACGGGTCAGATGCTGCACGACGGCATCTCCGAGGCGGGCTGCACGGCCTCGCTGATCGCGGCCGGTTCGGCGTACGCGACGCACGGCGAGCCGCTCATCCCGGTCTACGTCTTCTACTCGATGTTCGGTTTCCAGCGCACCGGCGACCAGTTCTGGCAGATGTCCGACCAGCTGGCGCGCGGGTTCGTCCTCGGTGCGACCGCAGGCCGTACGACGCTGACGGGTGAGGGGCTCCAGCACGCGGACGGGCACTCGCAGTTGCTCGCCTCGACGAACCCGGGCTGTGTCGCGTACGACCCGGCGTACGGGTACGAGATCGCGCACATCGTGAAGGACGGTCTGCGCCGGATGTACGGCGAGACCGCCGACGGCAAGCCGGGCGAGGACGTCTTCTACTACCTCACCGTCTACAACGAGCCGATCCAGCACCCGGCCGAGCCGGGGGACGTGGACGTCGAGGGCATCCTCAAGGGCATCCACCGCATCAAGGCCGGCGAGTCGGGCGCCACCCCCGCGCAGATCATCGCCTCCGGTGTCGCGGTGCCGTGGGCGCTCGAGGCGCAGCGGATCCTGGCCGCCGACTGGAACGTGAAGGCGGACGTCTGGTCGGCGACCTCCTGGAACGAGCTGCGCCGCGAGGCCGTCGACGTGGAGCGGCACAACCTGCTGCACCCCGAGGAGGAGCAGCAGGTCCCGTATGTGACGCGGAAACTGAGCGGCTCCGAGGGTCCGTTCGTCGCCGTCTCCGACTGGATGCGGTCCGTGCCGGACCAGATCTCGCGGTGGGTACCGGGCACATACCAGTCGCTGGGCGCGGACGGCTTCGGCTTCGCGGACACGCGGGGGGCGGCCCGGCGCTTCTTCCACATCGACGCCCAGTCGATCGCGGTCGCGGTGCTGACCGAGCTGGCCCGCGAGGGCAAGGTCGACCGCTCACTGCTGAAGCAGGCGATCGACCGCTACCAGCTGCTCGACGTGGCGGCGGCCGATCCGGGAGCGGCGGGCGGAGACGCCTAG
- a CDS encoding DUF3052 domain-containing protein, with translation MSATADHAEERTNPAARLGFQPEQVVQEIGYDDDVDQELRESIEEVVGSELVDEDYDDVADAVVLWFRDDDGDLTDVLVDATTYIEEGGSILLLTPKTGRDGYVEPSDISEAATTAGLSASKSVSVGKDWSGSRLVTPKAAKSKK, from the coding sequence GTGAGCGCGACCGCGGACCACGCGGAGGAGCGGACGAACCCTGCCGCAAGGCTGGGGTTCCAGCCCGAGCAGGTGGTCCAGGAGATCGGCTACGACGACGATGTCGACCAGGAGCTCCGCGAGTCCATCGAGGAAGTCGTAGGCAGTGAGCTCGTCGACGAGGACTACGACGACGTGGCCGATGCCGTCGTGCTGTGGTTCCGCGACGACGACGGCGACCTGACGGATGTACTGGTGGACGCCACCACGTACATCGAGGAGGGTGGCTCGATCCTGCTGCTGACGCCCAAGACCGGGCGGGACGGTTATGTGGAGCCCAGCGACATCTCCGAAGCCGCGACGACCGCGGGGCTGTCCGCGTCGAAGAGCGTCAGCGTCGGCAAGGACTGGAGTGGCAGTCGGCTGGTGACTCCGAAGGCGGCGAAGTCGAAGAAGTGA